The segment TGCCGACAAGCTGCGCCAAAACTCCCAGTACGTCGCCGGCACGCTGCTCGACGCGCTGATCAACAGCGACGCGACCCGCGCGGTCGCCTCTCGCCTGATCGGTGGAACGGCCCACCGCTACATGCCGTTCACGGCCGTGAAGGCCGGTGGGGGTGGCGGCACGTTCCACTACCATCAAGACAACAACTACACCGTCCACGAACCGGCCATCGGGTCGATCAACATCTGGGTCGCGCTCGTCGACATGACGCCCGAGAACGGCTGCCTGCAGGTCATCCCGCGCTCGCACCTGTGTGGGCAGATCAAGAGCCGCAACAGCGACGACGGTGACGGCCATCAGCAGATCGACGTCGACCTGAACGAATGCCTGCCGATCCGCATGCGCGCCGGCGACGCAGTGGCCTTCACCCGCTGGACCGTGCACGGCTCGGGACCGAACCACACCAACGAGGCCCGCGTCGCCTACGCGCTGCAGTACCACCGCGACGACGTGAAGTGGAAGGACGGCGACCAATGGCGATCGCTCGTCGAGACCCCCCGCTTCGCCACCCCACCGGTCGCCAAGTTGGGGCCGGCCAAGTGATCGGCACAGGTCAACCAACCGACGCGGCGACCGTGACGGCAGCGCGTGATGCCGGGTTCGACGATGGCTGGGCGGCGCTGGGCTGAACGGGCCATCCGCTCGTCACCGCACCCGCTATTCTCCCACGCGCGCCTGGGCCAGCAGGCCCATGCCCATCTGCGAGATAACACGGTACGACGAGCGCTGGAGGGCTTCGCCTCCCTTGTTTTCCTGCGAGCAGCCTCGCAGGAGCCCGTCGGGCGTGAGGTGGGCGATCAGGTTCTTCACCGCAGCGTCGGCGATGGGCTGGAGGCGGTTGGGGAACAGGCCAGCCTCGACGCCCAGCGTGATCGCCGCGGCGATGGCGGCGGTGCCGCTGCTGTCGGTGGCGATCGTGGGGTCGTCGATGAAGTTCGGCCACGCCTGCCCCGGCGTCAACGGGGGCAGGCCGTCGATAACAGAAATCAGGCTGGCCAGCAGCGCGTCGTGCGTGCGGCCGGTCTCGATCAACGTGCGCACGCTGCCCAGCAGGTACCAGCCGACGCCACGGCACCAGTGCCGCAGCCGCGGTTCGCCCTGCTCGGTCACCAGTTGCCAGACGAACCCGTCGCGCACGTTGACCTCCATGCGCCGCACGCACTGCCTGATCGCCAGATCGCGCAAATCGTCGCGATCGCGCACGCGCGCGACGACGGCCATGGGCCAGGCGATCGTGTAGCAACCTTCGGTGGAGGTGTGGCTATCGCGCACCAAGTCATCGGGGTGCTTGCGCGACAGCCAGAAATCAATCGCAGCGTCGACCGCTGGGTGGCTCGGGTTCAGCCGAGCCAGTTGCGCCACGGGCAGCGTCGCCTCGATGCCGTAATACTTCCCATCGCTCGGCCGGGCGCCGGGCGATTCGTTCCAGATGCCACCGTCGCGGAAAAAGTCATCAATGAAGATCGACTGTAGCGCCGCCTCGTAGCCGCCGTTTGGGTCGTGCCGATGCAGTTCGGCTTGGCCGTCCATCACGCAACCGGCCAGCCAGCCAAACGGGTGCCGCACCGCGGGCGTGCGCATGCGCTGGAGGAACTGCTTCACAGGGTCGGTATCGACGCTGGGCCCCAGCAGGTGCGGTTGAAGCACCGGGCAGGCGGGTTCGGTCGATTCGATCAGGTGCAGGTGCGTGGCGTTCTCCAGGCGCAGTTCAGCGCCGTTTATCGCCAGCGCGGCGGCCATGGTGGGCGTGAGCGGCATCGACTGGATCTTGAACGCCCCGCTGTAGCGAATCTCGAACGTGCCGAGCCGGTCACCGGTACCGCCGTCATGCACGTGCAACAGCGACGTGGGACAGGCGCGGTCATCGATGCCGATCGTCACGCGTAGCGCGCTGGCGCCGGTCGCCGCGGGCTGCGCGGTCCAGCGCAGGCGGAGCGGTTTGTCGGGCGCGATGCCCATCAGGCGCACGCCGCTCGGCGCACGAAGGCCTGTGGTGAAGGGAACCGGTTCGAACGGCTTGATGATCTCTGTTGGCGTTAAGTGCATAGCGGCAGTTTCGAGCATCCCGGCCACCCTCCACACACCGTGCATCAAGCGCTGTCACGGGGGCGAAGGACGACCAGTGTCGAAGTGGAACAAAAATTAGAGGTTCGTTTGACCGTAAACCAAACAAGTTGCAGAAACAATCAGGATCGCTCTCAGATGGTCGTCAGCGGAGGCCGGCGCGACGTCGACCATGGCATGGCCCGATGCGTCTTCCACCGAGCCCGCGGTACTGCCCCGGCGCATCGACATCGACCTGAGCGCCCCGCGCGACGCTGGCCGAAGCATCGCCGAAGTCGCCGGAGCAGAAGTGACAATTGCGACTTAATGCGGTATAGGGAATCTCGTTTGACGTACACCAACTGAGGAAGCACCCGACCATGTCCGACCATATCGCTCACATCGGCATTTGCGACGACACGTTCCGCCTGGCGGCCGTTCACCCGGCGATTCACCCGAACTTCAAGCGGCTAATGGTCGAACATCGCGAGGCGGCCCACATGGGCAGCATCACGCGGTCGGCCGACAAGTGGTCGGTGGACCTCGTCGGCTGGGCGCGCGACGAGTTCGCCAAGCCAGGTGGTGAACGTGCTCAGAACGCCGATGCGAAACTGGCGTTCACGCTCGGCTCGCTCACGCACCGCTCGGCCGACCGGTTGACCAAGCCGATCACGCGATGCTGGTCCGGCAACGACGACTCCGGTCGACGCGGCAGCGAGGCGAACGAATCGAAGATCTACCAGGACGTCTTCGTCTACAAGGAAGTCTACGCCTCCGGCCACGCGCCCGATGCGGCCGGCCTGTTCGCGCCGAACTTCTTCGACATCGTGCCCGACAGTGCGCTGGCCGGTCCCGAGGCGCTCTACCGCCTGCTGTTGCGGCGAGCGCTGATCGCGATGCACACGCTGAACCCCGATGCCAACCACATCCACGACTGGCTCGACCGCTTCTTCGCCGGCATGCAGACCTACCCCAAGTCGTTGGCGCAGTACGCCGAGATCAACGCGACGTGGCCGAAGGACAAGGTCGACAAGTACCTAACCAGCAAGCGGTTTTACGACCGTTCCGATGCGCTGATCCAACTGGCCCGCGCCGCGCAGACGGGCAAGGCGATCGACGGCGGCGCGGTCGTTGATGCGCAGCAGGCCACGACCGAGCGCAACAGCCGCTATGGCCGCGCGCTGGCCAAGGCGTTGGACTACCTGATTGCGGCCACGGAATACTTCGAGGGCCGAACCGACGCCGTCACGACCGCCAAGCGGTTCGACATCGGCGTGCCCGAGCTGTCGCTGCAGGACTGATCGCTGCCGATCCTCGCCATTAACAGTGCGATGTTCCCGAACTTACCCGC is part of the Tepidisphaeraceae bacterium genome and harbors:
- a CDS encoding phytanoyl-CoA dioxygenase family protein, translated to MSATAVTTDVIAPINLTDREVRFYNEEGYLPLPGLVRSDAVAALRQEVFDVLEANGVPADSLKRATSAADKLRQNSQYVAGTLLDALINSDATRAVASRLIGGTAHRYMPFTAVKAGGGGGTFHYHQDNNYTVHEPAIGSINIWVALVDMTPENGCLQVIPRSHLCGQIKSRNSDDGDGHQQIDVDLNECLPIRMRAGDAVAFTRWTVHGSGPNHTNEARVAYALQYHRDDVKWKDGDQWRSLVETPRFATPPVAKLGPAK
- a CDS encoding glycoside hydrolase family 88 protein: MHLTPTEIIKPFEPVPFTTGLRAPSGVRLMGIAPDKPLRLRWTAQPAATGASALRVTIGIDDRACPTSLLHVHDGGTGDRLGTFEIRYSGAFKIQSMPLTPTMAAALAINGAELRLENATHLHLIESTEPACPVLQPHLLGPSVDTDPVKQFLQRMRTPAVRHPFGWLAGCVMDGQAELHRHDPNGGYEAALQSIFIDDFFRDGGIWNESPGARPSDGKYYGIEATLPVAQLARLNPSHPAVDAAIDFWLSRKHPDDLVRDSHTSTEGCYTIAWPMAVVARVRDRDDLRDLAIRQCVRRMEVNVRDGFVWQLVTEQGEPRLRHWCRGVGWYLLGSVRTLIETGRTHDALLASLISVIDGLPPLTPGQAWPNFIDDPTIATDSSGTAAIAAAITLGVEAGLFPNRLQPIADAAVKNLIAHLTPDGLLRGCSQENKGGEALQRSSYRVISQMGMGLLAQARVGE